The Neoarius graeffei isolate fNeoGra1 chromosome 1, fNeoGra1.pri, whole genome shotgun sequence region TTCTAATTTAAGGTTTGGAAAAAATACTTTTAATGGTCATATCATTTTATTGCTGAAGTGACTTgcaacccattctcaaaaaaacTATACGTAGTACATTTCTTTTATAAAGCCATTGGAACAGAActcttaatacattttatttgactCTCATAAATCTCATCACCCTTATGTTTTCCAACAACACTGTCTTTACCATGAAAAACACTAAAGTACGGGCCCGGCGCGATGGGTGGGCCTTTGGGGGCTGGGCCCGCCCATTTAGTCATGTGGGCCCGCCCTagtgtgggaaattgtgagagtgatgcagtgcgcgcagcagtcgctattgcaggagctgcactgaactgtgtgaatgtgtgatttGCCAAgaggctacaagcctgtgtctctctgagagggagcagcccctccctcctgtgtgtgtgtgagagcgagcatcccctcccccacccgcgcgctaagAGCAGAgacacagataccccttttccaccaaatcagttccagggctggttcggggccagtgctggtgctggttcacaactggttcaacttgcgagccagctgagaaccagtttgcttttccatagctcgggtgctaaggggagccatgtcattacgtcactgtatacgtcagttatgtcgctgcgtttgcataaaccttggcgcgaacattcaAGCAACAATAAcacggaagaagaagcagcaacaacaacaatggatgacttcgcgtttgtacagctgctgcttctggctttacggtggTTCATTGGGATCAGACaacggcagatccaatatgtttgtgcTGCTCGACAGGCTTTGATTGGACAgcgattacgttctaggagacaggtaataacctaataacgttttgactcttacttacactgaacgtgagatggttatgttagccaGTGTTATGTCCCTGCTGGAATCGCCACAAATTCACAAACATATTACTGGCGATTTTTAAGTCGCCGCTCATATCTACCACAGCGGTAGATATGAGGATGCTTAGCTCTGTAATGAACTCAACTTACTgaagtgaatgtaaacaaactgcatgGAAATACAAGTGAATGATTTATGTTTAACCTCATTTCTTTAACCCTTTTGCCTCACTAAGGACATTTTTGGCTTGTCAGTAGTTacttttctttattattttgactGTGTTCATACATATAGAAATATAATAAGGTCAGAGTATAAAGTATGGCAAATGTGCTGTACATTAACTCCACAAGTAAATGTAACACTTATGTTTccaacactcacacatgcacatttaTTTCTCAGTACACATCCCACTCTAATCTAAGGGGAAACAGAGGCACAAGGGTTAAGTACCATGATGAATATTTGTTTGAGTATTGATGACTCTCCACACAACATGTTTATTTACCTATACATTTTTCTCTTTACAGGTAATCTTGCAACTGATGGCAAGGCGGAGATCACATGTTGTCTGGGCACACCCAAGATCTCGCTACTGGTGGGACACAATTGTTCCTGATTTCACCTCTCATCAGTTCATGCAGAATTTCCGTGTGTCCCGAGAGTCGTTTCAGTATATCTGCAGTCGGTTGAGGCATGTCTTGGGGAGAAGGAACACAAATTACCATTTGTGTGTCCCAATCCAGAAGCGGGTGGCTATTGCCATCTGGAAGCTGGCCACTGGCGGTGAATACAGGACCATCAGCCATCTTTTTGGAGTAGGCGTGAGCACCGTCTTTAATTGCGTTCAGGATTTCTGTAACGCAGTCATCAAGCTGCTGCTCCCTGCCCACATAACATGCCCTGATGCTGAGAGGTTAGTGGAAATGGCTGCTCTCTTTCAGAGTCGTTGGagagtgccacagtgtgttggtgcAATAGATGGAAGCCACATTCCCATTATAGCACCAGAAGAGTATCCCCGAGACTACTACAACCGGAAGGGATGGCATTCGGTTGTTCTGCAAGCAGTTGTAGATGACAGAGGTTTTTTCTGGGATGTGTGTGTTGGCTTTCCAGGGAGTGTGCATGACGCAAGAGTCCTAAAACAGTCACATTTGTGGGAAGTCCTAAGTGACGGAGAACTTCTAGGTCAAAGCAAAGTGACCATCTCTGGCTGTGAGGTTGGACATTACCTGATAGGTGATCCAGCCTACCCCATGCAGAACTGGCTGATGAAACCCTTTTCTGACACTGGCAGATTGACCCCTGAACAACACATCTACAATTACAGACTCAGCAGTGCACGATCGGTTGtggaaatggcatttgggagattGAAAGGACCGTGGAGGTGCCTACTAAAAAGAAATGACTGCAAGCTGGAACTGTGCAAGAAAATGGCTCTGACCTGCTGTGTCCTTCATAACATCTGTGAGGAACATGGTGACAATTTCACTGAGGAGCACCAAGACAGACATGCCAACATCCAGCCTCCTCTTCAGGCATTACCTGAACATGGAAGTCAAGAAGGGGCTGACATTAGAGCTGCTTTAATGGCCTACTTTAACAGTGGGAATGAGTAATTTGTTTGGTTATTTTGCTGTTTACTTCATGTCAATGTTGCTTAATTGCTCAGTTTGATAAGTTCATAGAAATGAgtcatttatttgtaaataaagtgACTGAAAAAGGTAGCTTGTTGTTCTTTCATTACTTGTTTTCACAAGCTCTAACcagctttacttgtacttattacacagttaaaataattttacatcactagtgaaaacatatacaagcagacatgtctctagaaaaaacatttatttacatagtgcgtggaaacacaaaataaagtgaCGTGAGCAGTGCAAGGGTGCAAAAAAAAGTGGTGTGATTATTTTCTGGCTTGCGCCTCCATTACAGACACCATGCGCCCCATCATGCTGAGGAATGTACTGTTGTCTGCCTCCagcttgtgcaaggcattgttgaTTTCCTTGCAGTGCTGCAGGAACCTCTCGTCCACTCGCTCAAGGTATTCCAGGAACTCAGTGCTGTCTCGCTTCCTCTTAGCTGTGTACAAGAACAGAATAATGAGTTGAAAAGTTTTTGTTAAGTCATAAGTAGATTAACACAGGTTCAGCAATACAATATAAGAAACATGTCGGCTCAGCAATAAGAGCATTAGTTAACTGTTTATGGTTGGTGGGGGATTTTATATAAATGACTGGTCACTTATTACAGCATGTATTTATACTATAAAGTCACACTATTAGGTATATATATATCCATGTTTGCATAGTATCCGGTGAGAAATAGACTACTGGATACTCAGCACAACAACTTACCAGGTCTGGTCTGCTGTGATTGTCCTGAGCTGCTGGATGATGCAGGAGAGCTGCAGTGGAGTGGAGACATCAGGTCCTCGTCCCCAATGCTGGACAACTCTATAAACCACATAAAAACAGCCAGTGTTGGGAAAGTTCACCTTCTACATGAActatttcaaagttcagttcacaaaTGTTAAAATGAGCTAGTTCAGTTCATAGTGAAAAATTTTGaaccaagttcacagttacaaaaATGAACTAGTGAATGAAACTATGCGTCAAATTTCATTATAACATTATACaaacaaacattaactgaagtagcTAGTAATGGTCACTCACTAAAAAACTTTATGCAAGGGGAAAATGTTTGAAAAGAAACTTACCAGGCTGTGATTGCGGCACCATCACCTCCAGTATCGCCGTCGCTGAATTTAAGGCTCCAGTGGCGTTATTTGCCGGTCTATCGCCGAGGACCGAATCCAGAATATCAAAGTGGGGGTTCTTCCTCGGCCGTCCATTGCCGCTTCGACCGAGCTCCTTTTTTTGGTCCCTGTAGTCTTTCTTAAGTTTCTTTAATTTGTTGCTTATCTGCTCGAGAGTGCGTTCATATCCCGCCGCAGCCATCTCTTTTTGTATTTGGTATAATACGGGTTTGGCCCGCGTAGCACCCTCCAGTTTCGCCTGGACTTCATCTGTGGACCATATCGCTAGGAGACAGGTTGTCTCCTCCACACaccactgctgctttactgcatccatatctcgtcgcttaaaaatctgGTAGCTTAAAAAtacctcgtcgcttaaaaatggcgacttttcgcggtcttgtttttgttgttggtcttaacaactctgcccccctgatgatgtaagtggttctttcctctggcccagcagagagttggtgctagcctggaaccggtttttctggccccagagccagttctttgtcagtggaaacagaaaacccggttccaaactaagcactggccccgaaccagccctggaactgctttagtggaaaaggggcaagagaggcACACAGAAAGTGCAGGATTttctcagagcgctccctccaaacaacggggatttacacggaaACAGACTTTTGGCGCAAGCACTGCTCTCTGCGAGAACTCCTTTTCCACTCTGAAGAACATTTTCACCAACCACAGACAAAGCATGCTGCACACACACAAGGCCAATTTGATCAAATTGGCATTTGAGAAGGATTTAACAAAAAAGTTCAGGGAGGAGTGGAGTGATGCTGTCTTGCGAAGATTCCACGCAGCTGCACATCGTCGCCTACCGCTTTACTGAGGGTGAGCTTGAATTTTTAAT contains the following coding sequences:
- the LOC132884826 gene encoding uncharacterized protein LOC132884826, yielding MARRRSHVVWAHPRSRYWWDTIVPDFTSHQFMQNFRVSRESFQYICSRLRHVLGRRNTNYHLCVPIQKRVAIAIWKLATGGEYRTISHLFGVGVSTVFNCVQDFCNAVIKLLLPAHITCPDAERLVEMAALFQSRWRVPQCVGAIDGSHIPIIAPEEYPRDYYNRKGWHSVVLQAVVDDRGFFWDVCVGFPGSVHDARVLKQSHLWEVLSDGELLGQSKVTISGCEVGHYLIGDPAYPMQNWLMKPFSDTGRLTPEQHIYNYRLSSARSVVEMAFGRLKGPWRCLLKRNDCKLELCKKMALTCCVLHNICEEHGDNFTEEHQDRHANIQPPLQALPEHGSQEGADIRAALMAYFNSGNE